The proteins below come from a single Thermoanaerobaculia bacterium genomic window:
- a CDS encoding O-antigen ligase family protein, with protein sequence MPNRHARRTHAEPRTGRTADAIAAFLLAAAVLASWTAVDPKSIDSYDPPKAMLAATGIALAAAAALASRVLRRGLEPPGISLPAALLLAGAAGAAVSALASPRRAASLDALRLAAVFLLALPLGASEAYRRHRGRIVAVFGAAAALNGLLVVLAAARIWSPLVVYGYSARSGLGALVGNAGYAGIALALAAVTLLPIAVRAGRGRAFAIAAIVLCGAGLLSTQSLSAVAVAAAGTAVYAFFAGSRRIRIGVAAAAAVILLAAVLYRPMRVRVARFVRAARQGEWNAAFTARAAPWLAAAEMIRAHPAGGIGIGNFGAEYVPARIAAEARIRRRLVLPGMPTNSFAQAHNDYLDLFAATGIPAGLCVVAAFAALLGRLVRRARGDPSAAGAAALLTGAAVAAFAWFPFQIVPTALWILLESGRADRAVRERA encoded by the coding sequence ATGCCGAACCGACACGCTCGCCGGACGCATGCGGAGCCGCGAACCGGCCGCACCGCCGACGCGATCGCCGCCTTTCTCCTCGCGGCCGCGGTCCTGGCCTCCTGGACCGCCGTGGACCCGAAATCGATCGACTCCTACGATCCGCCGAAGGCGATGCTGGCGGCGACCGGAATTGCGCTCGCCGCCGCCGCGGCGCTCGCCTCGCGCGTTCTCCGGCGCGGACTCGAACCTCCCGGGATCTCCCTTCCGGCCGCCCTCCTGCTCGCCGGAGCGGCCGGGGCCGCCGTGTCGGCGCTCGCGAGCCCGCGGCGCGCCGCTTCGCTCGATGCCCTGCGCCTGGCCGCCGTCTTCCTCCTCGCGCTGCCGCTCGGCGCGTCCGAAGCGTACCGGCGCCATCGCGGGAGGATCGTCGCCGTGTTCGGCGCGGCCGCCGCGTTGAACGGGCTCCTCGTCGTCCTCGCGGCCGCACGCATCTGGTCCCCGCTCGTGGTCTACGGCTACTCGGCGCGCTCCGGGCTCGGGGCGCTCGTCGGCAACGCGGGTTACGCCGGAATCGCCCTCGCGCTCGCGGCCGTCACACTCCTTCCGATCGCGGTCCGGGCCGGCCGCGGGAGGGCCTTCGCCATCGCGGCGATCGTGCTCTGCGGGGCCGGCCTTCTCTCGACGCAGAGCCTGTCGGCGGTCGCCGTCGCCGCCGCCGGAACGGCGGTCTACGCGTTTTTCGCCGGCAGCCGGCGCATTCGGATCGGGGTCGCCGCGGCGGCGGCCGTGATCCTTCTCGCCGCCGTCCTCTACCGGCCGATGCGGGTGCGGGTGGCGCGGTTCGTTCGGGCGGCGCGGCAGGGGGAATGGAACGCGGCGTTCACCGCCCGCGCGGCTCCCTGGCTCGCCGCGGCCGAGATGATCCGCGCGCATCCGGCGGGCGGGATCGGCATCGGCAATTTCGGAGCGGAATACGTCCCGGCGAGGATCGCCGCCGAGGCGCGGATCCGGCGCCGGCTCGTCCTGCCCGGAATGCCGACCAATTCCTTCGCGCAGGCGCACAACGATTATCTCGACCTCTTCGCGGCCACGGGGATTCCCGCGGGTCTCTGCGTCGTCGCCGCTTTCGCGGCGCTCCTCGGCCGTCTCGTCCGGCGCGCCCGGGGCGACCCGTCGGCGGCGGGCGCCGCCGCGCTCCTCACCGGAGCGGCCGTGGCCGCGTTCGCGTGGTTTCCGTTCCAGATCGTTCCGACGGCGCTCTGGATCCTGCTCGAATCGGGCCGCGCCGACCGCGCGGTCCGGGAGCGCGCGTGA